In one window of Fusobacterium sp. DD2 DNA:
- a CDS encoding bifunctional riboflavin kinase/FAD synthetase, with translation MRIIRNILELEENLKNTYVAIGTFDGVHYGHQKLIKEAVETAKKKGGTSVVFTFSSHPLELINKHRAPKSINTIEEKLYLLENLGVDCVILQPFNREFADLTAEEFVDILKEKVGSVEVFVGFNFSFGEGGKSDTGDLIKLGNERGILVHEIPAVYLDGELISSTFIRSQISDGNIEDINRYLGHYFVIMGEVVHGKKLAGEILGFPTANIKLAQRIYPKTGIYGARVKIEGEDFYRDGVVNIGVNPTLKPGEKSVEVNILNFDRLIYGKIVAVELIKYLREERKFNSIETLKAQIASDVQEWKDIVSERDNGNSTEDR, from the coding sequence ATGAGAATAATAAGAAATATACTTGAGTTGGAAGAAAATCTAAAGAACACATATGTAGCTATTGGAACATTTGATGGAGTACATTATGGACATCAAAAACTTATAAAAGAGGCAGTGGAAACTGCAAAGAAAAAAGGTGGTACATCAGTAGTATTCACTTTTTCAAGTCACCCTTTGGAGCTTATAAACAAGCATAGAGCTCCTAAAAGTATCAATACAATAGAGGAAAAACTATATCTTCTTGAAAATCTAGGTGTAGACTGTGTTATATTACAACCTTTTAACAGGGAGTTTGCAGATCTTACAGCAGAGGAGTTTGTAGATATTTTAAAGGAAAAAGTAGGAAGTGTAGAGGTCTTTGTTGGATTTAACTTCTCATTTGGTGAGGGAGGTAAATCAGATACAGGAGATTTAATCAAACTTGGAAATGAAAGAGGGATATTAGTTCATGAGATACCAGCAGTTTATCTTGATGGAGAGCTTATTAGTTCAACATTTATAAGAAGTCAGATATCAGATGGGAATATAGAGGATATAAATAGATACCTTGGACATTATTTTGTAATAATGGGAGAGGTAGTGCATGGTAAAAAACTTGCTGGAGAGATCTTAGGTTTTCCAACTGCAAATATAAAACTTGCACAGAGAATCTATCCAAAAACTGGAATATATGGTGCAAGAGTTAAAATTGAAGGAGAAGATTTCTATAGAGATGGAGTTGTAAATATTGGGGTCAATCCAACACTTAAACCAGGAGAAAAGAGCGTTGAGGTAAATATTTTAAACTTTGACAGACTTATCTATGGAAAGATTGTAGCTGTAGAGCTTATTAAATACCTAAGAGAAGAGAGAAAATTTAATTCCATTGAGACATTAAAAGCTCAGATAGCTTCTGATGTACAGGAATGGAAAGATATTGTAAGTGAGAGAGATAATGGAAATAGTACTGAAGATAGATAA
- the whiA gene encoding DNA-binding protein WhiA, translating into MSYTYDVKLEILNNDLITDLEKTAEISAVLHSKNAFYDKKIELRLENISLAKRIYKFIRETTELKIEVKYLVSKRLGEHNVYIIAIPNQKGFKKFYEIMHNFSYEIILASEEILKGFIRGVFLSCGYIKDPKKEYALDFFMDDEETADKFYNILLEKGKKVFKTQKRNKPLVYLRNSEDIMDIMVLIGSLQSFFKYEEMTMIKDLKNKTIREMNWEVANETKTLNTGNNQIKMINYIEKTIGLDTLSSVLQEIAYVRLDNPESSLQEIADMIGISKSGVRNRFRRIEDVYNNLIKEETEEEE; encoded by the coding sequence ATGTCTTATACCTATGATGTCAAATTAGAGATTTTAAATAATGATTTAATAACTGATCTGGAGAAAACAGCAGAGATATCTGCTGTTTTACACAGTAAAAATGCATTTTATGATAAAAAAATAGAGCTTCGTCTTGAAAATATCTCTCTTGCAAAGAGAATATATAAATTTATAAGAGAGACAACAGAGCTTAAAATTGAGGTAAAATACCTGGTATCCAAAAGATTGGGAGAGCATAATGTATATATTATAGCTATTCCAAATCAGAAGGGATTTAAAAAATTCTATGAGATTATGCATAATTTCTCATATGAGATAATACTTGCAAGTGAGGAGATACTTAAAGGATTTATAAGAGGGGTATTTCTATCATGTGGATATATTAAGGACCCTAAAAAAGAGTATGCACTGGATTTCTTTATGGATGATGAGGAAACTGCAGATAAGTTTTACAATATTCTTTTGGAAAAGGGTAAGAAAGTATTTAAGACACAAAAGAGGAATAAACCTCTGGTATATCTTCGTAACTCAGAGGATATAATGGATATTATGGTACTTATAGGTTCTCTTCAGTCATTTTTTAAGTATGAAGAGATGACTATGATTAAAGATCTTAAGAATAAGACTATAAGAGAGATGAACTGGGAAGTTGCCAATGAAACAAAGACACTAAATACTGGAAATAACCAGATAAAAATGATAAACTATATTGAAAAGACAATAGGACTTGATACACTAAGTTCTGTTCTGCAGGAAATAGCATACGTAAGACTTGATAATCCTGAAAGTTCACTTCAGGAGATAGCTGATATGATAGGAATATCAAAATCAGGAGTTAGAAATAGATTCAGAAGAATCGAAGATGTATATAATAATTTAATCAAGGAAGAAACTGAGGAAGAAGAATGA
- the polA gene encoding DNA polymerase I, which translates to MEKKRAVLLDVSAMMFRAYYANMSFRTKNEPTGAIYGFVNTLLSIINEFSPDYIGAAFDVKRSSLKRSEAYKEYKAHREAVPEDLLKQIPRIEELLDCLNINRYKVEGYEADDVLGTLAKDFSDEGIETYVITGDKDLAQILDENIHIALLGQGADGKFKILSTDDDVIEHLGVPSDKIIELFGLIGDTSDGIPGVRKVGPKKAIPMIEKYGTLEGVYENIDKLTEIPGIGKTIIKNMEEDKELAFLSRKLATICKTLPIDFKVENMGFKMDREKLYELFKELEFKVFIKKLGLGEEESAAPVKKVERVFALIKDKKDFDKMQKTLSKVGRIGIYYTDLGIGISSEENDYYLPFAKKSESKIGENISLFGMEPQKKEESEDIDIQEFFDGYKGKIITYNLKKFLNQGMKISNCDMDAMIGYHLISSQTTEDVELPITKLTNAPLQSYVDKFGKEKPENLPEDEYGKFVTQRSYGLLESYKILHEELDDRDLLKVLNEIEMPLIEILSAMERKGIKIDPEYFSKYGKELEDALDGLQKSIYEIAGEEFNINSPKQLAEILFFKLNLPPVKKTKTGLSTNEEVLETLKANGAEIASYILDYRKLSKLKNTYVDAIPKLRDEENRIHTTFNQIGTVTGRLSSSDPNLQNIPVKSDEGIKIRQGFVAESGCELMGIDYSQIELRVLAQLSGDANLRAAYNNNADLHSLTARKIFDLPDDVEVGREQRIIAKTINFSIIYGKTAFGLSKELGITPKEAGEYIDKYFNQYPRVKEFEREIVEQTEKNGFTETYFGRRRIIDGINSKNKNIKNQAERMAVNSVIQGTAAEIIKKVMIAVYDYMKDKEGISLLLQVHDELIFEIKKEKVEEYKKDIENIMRNSVKFNDVPLEINTNIGVNWAETK; encoded by the coding sequence ATGGAAAAGAAAAGAGCGGTATTATTGGATGTAAGTGCTATGATGTTTAGAGCTTACTATGCTAATATGAGTTTTAGAACAAAAAATGAACCTACAGGAGCTATTTACGGATTTGTAAATACTTTATTGAGCATAATAAATGAATTTTCTCCTGATTATATTGGAGCGGCTTTTGACGTTAAGAGATCATCACTTAAAAGAAGTGAAGCATATAAAGAGTATAAAGCACATAGAGAGGCTGTACCTGAAGATCTTTTAAAACAGATACCAAGGATAGAAGAGCTTCTTGATTGTTTAAATATCAATAGATATAAAGTGGAAGGATACGAGGCAGACGACGTATTGGGAACGCTTGCAAAGGATTTTTCAGATGAGGGAATAGAGACATATGTAATTACAGGGGATAAAGACCTGGCTCAGATCTTAGATGAAAATATCCACATTGCACTTTTAGGACAAGGTGCAGATGGTAAATTTAAGATACTTTCAACAGATGATGATGTAATAGAGCATCTAGGTGTACCTAGTGACAAGATTATAGAGCTATTTGGACTTATTGGAGATACAAGTGACGGTATTCCAGGTGTAAGAAAAGTTGGACCTAAAAAGGCTATTCCAATGATTGAAAAGTATGGAACACTTGAAGGTGTCTATGAAAATATAGATAAACTTACTGAGATTCCAGGAATTGGTAAGACAATAATTAAAAATATGGAAGAGGACAAAGAGCTTGCTTTCCTAAGTAGAAAACTTGCTACTATCTGTAAGACTCTACCTATAGATTTTAAAGTTGAAAATATGGGCTTTAAAATGGATAGAGAAAAACTATATGAGCTTTTTAAAGAGCTTGAATTTAAAGTATTTATTAAAAAACTTGGACTGGGAGAAGAGGAAAGTGCTGCTCCAGTTAAAAAAGTTGAAAGAGTATTTGCTTTGATAAAGGATAAAAAAGATTTTGATAAGATGCAAAAGACTCTTTCTAAAGTTGGAAGAATAGGTATATATTATACAGATCTTGGTATTGGAATAAGTTCTGAAGAGAACGACTACTATCTTCCATTTGCAAAGAAAAGTGAAAGTAAGATAGGAGAAAATATCTCACTATTTGGTATGGAACCTCAAAAGAAAGAGGAGAGTGAAGATATTGATATTCAGGAATTTTTTGACGGATACAAGGGAAAAATCATTACTTACAATCTGAAAAAGTTCTTAAATCAGGGAATGAAAATATCAAACTGTGATATGGATGCTATGATAGGATACCACCTTATAAGCTCTCAAACTACTGAAGATGTAGAACTTCCTATTACTAAACTTACAAATGCACCACTTCAAAGTTATGTAGATAAATTTGGAAAGGAAAAACCAGAAAATCTACCTGAAGATGAGTATGGTAAATTTGTAACTCAAAGATCTTATGGGCTTTTAGAATCATATAAGATACTACATGAAGAGCTAGATGACAGAGATCTTCTAAAGGTGTTAAATGAGATAGAGATGCCACTTATTGAGATACTTTCAGCTATGGAAAGAAAGGGTATAAAGATAGATCCTGAGTATTTCAGCAAATATGGAAAAGAACTTGAAGATGCATTAGATGGGCTTCAAAAGAGTATATATGAGATAGCAGGAGAGGAGTTTAATATCAATTCTCCTAAACAGCTTGCAGAGATTTTATTCTTTAAACTTAACCTTCCACCTGTTAAAAAGACTAAAACTGGACTTTCAACTAATGAGGAGGTTTTAGAGACTTTAAAAGCAAATGGAGCAGAGATTGCATCATATATACTTGATTATAGAAAACTTTCAAAACTTAAAAATACATATGTTGATGCTATACCAAAATTAAGAGATGAGGAAAATAGAATTCACACTACATTCAATCAGATAGGAACTGTAACTGGAAGACTTTCATCATCAGATCCAAACCTTCAAAATATTCCTGTAAAATCAGATGAGGGAATAAAGATAAGACAGGGATTTGTAGCCGAAAGTGGTTGCGAACTTATGGGAATTGACTACTCTCAAATAGAACTTAGAGTTCTAGCTCAACTTTCTGGAGATGCAAATCTAAGAGCTGCGTATAATAATAATGCAGACCTTCACAGTTTAACTGCAAGAAAGATATTTGACCTTCCAGATGATGTAGAGGTTGGAAGAGAACAAAGAATTATAGCTAAAACAATTAACTTCAGTATCATATATGGTAAGACTGCTTTTGGACTATCTAAAGAGCTTGGAATTACACCTAAAGAAGCTGGAGAGTATATAGATAAGTATTTCAATCAATATCCTAGAGTTAAGGAATTTGAACGTGAAATAGTTGAGCAGACTGAAAAGAATGGATTTACAGAAACTTATTTTGGAAGAAGAAGAATCATAGATGGAATCAATTCTAAAAATAAGAACATTAAAAATCAGGCTGAAAGAATGGCAGTAAACAGTGTAATACAAGGTACTGCTGCTGAAATAATCAAAAAAGTAATGATAGCTGTTTATGATTATATGAAGGATAAAGAGGGAATCTCACTTCTTCTACAGGTTCATGACGAACTTATATTTGAAATTAAGAAAGAAAAAGTGGAAGAATATAAAAAGGATATTGAAAATATCATGAGAAATAGTGTAAAATTTAATGATGTTCCTTTAGAGATAAATACTAATATAGGAGTAAACTGGGCAGAAACAAAATAA
- a CDS encoding Abi family protein — protein MVENHWSIDFISSQLKQPTTFEEQLNKLEKRNLIIEDREYALQILKRINYYYITGYLHNFKEKDSDNYINGITFNHIYKIIKFDMRLRSIFLYAMEMIERSLKTNISYYFSHNYPNGNISYFFDRDFENKDKHSKFISYVKKNIDNNEDLPFIQHHKQNYQGYYPTWVAIEVFTLGNLENFYSLLNTPTQKKIAKEYDCSKFQLANWIEAMRRFRNMLAHDTRLYNSKVIFTPAKKKENNITTNKIFDYVLVMKYLVLDKEEWDNKIIIDIRDVFNEFASYIDIKCIGFPENWETILKNK, from the coding sequence ATGGTTGAAAATCATTGGAGTATAGATTTCATTAGTTCACAGTTAAAGCAACCAACAACATTTGAAGAACAGTTAAACAAATTAGAAAAAAGAAATTTGATTATAGAAGACAGAGAATATGCTTTACAAATATTAAAAAGAATAAATTATTATTATATTACTGGATATTTACATAACTTTAAGGAAAAAGATAGTGATAATTATATAAATGGTATAACTTTTAATCATATATATAAAATAATTAAGTTTGATATGAGATTGAGAAGCATATTTTTATATGCAATGGAAATGATAGAAAGAAGTTTAAAAACTAATATTTCCTATTATTTCTCACATAATTATCCCAATGGGAATATTTCTTATTTTTTTGATAGAGATTTTGAAAATAAGGATAAACATTCTAAGTTTATAAGTTATGTAAAAAAGAATATAGATAATAATGAAGATTTGCCATTTATTCAACATCATAAGCAAAATTATCAAGGTTATTATCCCACATGGGTAGCAATAGAAGTTTTTACATTGGGGAATTTAGAAAATTTTTATTCTTTATTAAATACGCCTACACAAAAGAAAATAGCCAAAGAATATGATTGTAGTAAATTTCAATTGGCAAATTGGATAGAAGCAATGAGAAGATTTAGAAATATGTTGGCACATGATACAAGATTATATAATTCAAAAGTAATCTTCACTCCAGCAAAGAAAAAAGAAAATAATATAACTACTAATAAAATTTTTGATTATGTATTGGTAATGAAATATTTAGTTTTAGACAAAGAGGAATGGGATAATAAAATAATAATAGATATAAGAGATGTTTTCAATGAGTTTGCTTCATATATAGATATAAAATGCATTGGTTTTCCAGAAAATTGGGAGACTATATTAAAGAACAAATAA
- a CDS encoding single-stranded DNA-binding protein has product MNTIILTGRLTRDPELKFGQSGKAYSRFSLAVDRAFSKDEVDFINCVAFGKTAELIGEYLRKGKKAGVTGRLQMNRYEFNGEKRTSYDVIVDTVEFLEPKNSSGSYNGPDPYEPYEPEYSAPKPTQSRAAEPDFHSVPDNDVSETEDDDEFPF; this is encoded by the coding sequence ATGAATACAATAATTCTTACTGGAAGATTAACAAGAGATCCAGAATTGAAATTTGGGCAAAGTGGAAAAGCATACTCAAGATTTTCACTTGCTGTAGATAGAGCATTTTCAAAAGATGAAGTTGACTTTATAAACTGTGTTGCTTTTGGTAAAACAGCAGAATTAATAGGGGAATATTTAAGAAAAGGAAAAAAAGCTGGTGTAACAGGAAGACTTCAGATGAATAGATATGAATTCAATGGGGAGAAAAGAACTAGCTACGATGTTATCGTTGACACTGTAGAATTCTTAGAACCTAAAAATTCATCTGGTTCATACAATGGTCCAGACCCATATGAACCTTATGAACCTGAATACTCAGCTCCAAAACCTACACAATCTCGTGCTGCTGAACCAGATTTCCACAGCGTACCAGATAATGATGTTAGTGAAACTGAAGACGATGATGAATTCCCATTCTAG
- a CDS encoding McrC family protein: MKKIVVREYDRIHSFNSQLDSFVEKVEFEKLKRFIFTKENIGEDSPLSFFDIGYHREIGEYIQIQNYVGVIELGNSFQIEILPKIAGYNSFNETREILMNMIKAMDRFPMKIYRSANTRAYEMNIFEIFINMYLVEAMEIVKRGLVSDYVNMEDNLRFFRGKFQITTHVKENFNRKDKTRMQFDEYNMDIAENRVMKRCIERLRKISRNAKNQKLAIRLLPHFDRVKDTKNIEKEFKEIVISRKNKHYKSIIDWSWIILKDKSFSSVSGDNSTRALLFPMEQLFEAYVGKWIKKKFAEFGYEVTLQAKGKYLFDEPRSFRLIPDIVIKKDGKTIGIMDTKWKILSNDMSNYGISQGDMYQMFAYSKLYNCENIFLLYPKSGITDDEISYIGHDINVRICFIDLKDMEQSINNLLSHLQMSYNNN; the protein is encoded by the coding sequence ATGAAAAAAATAGTAGTTAGGGAGTATGATAGAATTCATAGTTTTAACAGCCAATTGGATAGCTTTGTTGAAAAAGTGGAATTTGAAAAGTTAAAAAGATTTATATTTACAAAAGAAAATATTGGAGAAGATAGCCCATTAAGTTTTTTTGATATAGGTTATCACAGGGAAATTGGAGAATATATTCAGATTCAAAACTATGTAGGGGTAATAGAACTGGGAAATAGCTTTCAAATAGAGATATTACCTAAAATAGCTGGATATAATAGCTTTAATGAAACAAGAGAAATTTTAATGAATATGATAAAGGCTATGGACAGATTCCCCATGAAAATATATAGAAGTGCCAACACAAGAGCCTATGAAATGAATATTTTTGAGATATTTATCAACATGTATCTTGTAGAAGCAATGGAGATAGTAAAAAGAGGATTGGTATCTGATTATGTAAATATGGAAGATAATCTTAGATTTTTCAGAGGGAAATTTCAGATAACTACACATGTAAAAGAAAATTTCAACAGAAAAGATAAAACCAGGATGCAATTTGATGAGTACAATATGGATATAGCTGAAAATAGGGTCATGAAAAGATGCATAGAGAGATTGAGAAAGATTTCAAGGAATGCTAAAAATCAGAAATTGGCAATAAGACTGCTTCCACATTTTGATAGAGTTAAAGATACGAAAAATATTGAAAAAGAATTCAAAGAGATTGTAATAAGCAGAAAGAATAAGCACTATAAGAGTATTATAGATTGGTCCTGGATAATATTAAAGGATAAAAGTTTTTCATCAGTTTCAGGTGATAATAGTACAAGGGCTTTACTCTTCCCAATGGAGCAGCTATTTGAAGCTTATGTTGGAAAATGGATAAAGAAAAAATTTGCAGAGTTTGGGTATGAAGTTACTTTACAGGCAAAAGGGAAATATCTCTTTGATGAGCCTAGAAGTTTTAGATTGATTCCTGATATTGTTATTAAAAAGGATGGAAAAACTATTGGAATAATGGATACAAAATGGAAAATACTTAGTAATGATATGTCAAATTATGGAATTTCTCAAGGGGATATGTATCAGATGTTTGCCTATTCCAAGCTCTATAATTGTGAGAATATATTTTTGCTTTATCCCAAGAGTGGCATAACTGATGATGAGATTAGCTATATCGGGCATGATATTAATGTAAGGATATGCTTTATAGATTTGAAAGATATGGAACAAAGTATAAATAATTTGTTAAGTCATTTACAAATGTCTTATAATAATAATTAG
- a CDS encoding AAA family ATPase, whose translation MEKNFTWIDFYKEFATKLVEYENRRELLLDNIYKTLEESKIKSNYLGKNGERTTDIDPFTIFGIFNRGLTNENRKKIVENIKRIFDINEKVDEINFGGIPLLNNQAALFYKFEDEREESDIPNLWRLFKAAVNYSEEANETNTNTFIMSLDDCLKIKGIRYNITLGLFWIRPDTYINLDSKNREFILKNKGFSEDIKNQLSSLEDELTGEKYLEFCNSLKKEIENNRFEFKNFVELSWNAYEKQDNETNYPVWVEYFQEFADKLLEYKNNRKVIADMGMEIFRIIWKDISKFTETGEDPTNLDPFTIFAMFTRTMADESRITFLTKFKEYLNIKADVPKEFPGLPIFSNLHTLFYDINDSNKEVVIDELWNFYEIAIDYSKKENKNNRERFIQSFDKLQTFKGVKTNITCGLFWMRPLNFFYFEGKARNFLTKLNGLNKEAVSTIEGFRNKISGEDYLKICKIINSELDSGNLDYDNLIELSIAVQRGEVEMVKNKNIILYGPPGTGKTYNTKIYAVAICDGKSIEEVKKEKYEDISKRYAELQEGERIKFSTFHQSYSYEEFIEGIKPCFDEDNKLDYELKDGIFKTFCKKAKGIESKTNILDEKSVFLEKRAPVIWCVHLKNEKQDLKEYCFDHDEIRIGWDVNNVETADEFEEQSSVKNMKVRMQIGDIVLIFKNQEGLVDGIGIVESDYDYSEDVFPDYPRMRKIRYIKKNEEVDVFDLNNKKIFTRYTVFPPAAMNEKNKYLELFKKIGYSEEEYRKELKSIIDKEKENPKPYVFIIDEINRGNISKIFGELITLIEESKRLGKPEETLAILPYSGDEFSIPDNLYILGTMNTADRSIAIMDSALRRRFVFKEMMPDSALLEGIKVEDVDIKNMFEIMNKRIAYLYDRDHTIGHSYFMPLKDDNSIENLALIFREKIIPLLQEYFYEDYEKIQLVLGDNQKEDSVKFIIDKKVEKGLFGDSTESFDFSEKIYEIQDGAFLNPDSYIGIYQKNIKD comes from the coding sequence ATGGAGAAAAATTTTACTTGGATAGATTTTTACAAGGAGTTTGCTACTAAGCTTGTTGAATATGAAAACAGAAGGGAATTACTTTTGGATAATATTTATAAAACATTAGAAGAGAGTAAGATAAAATCTAATTATTTAGGAAAAAATGGAGAAAGAACAACAGACATAGATCCATTTACGATATTTGGTATCTTTAATAGAGGTTTAACGAATGAAAATAGAAAGAAAATAGTTGAAAATATTAAGAGAATTTTTGATATAAATGAAAAAGTAGATGAGATAAACTTTGGAGGCATTCCACTGCTGAATAATCAGGCAGCACTTTTTTATAAATTTGAAGATGAAAGAGAAGAAAGTGATATACCAAATTTGTGGAGGTTATTTAAAGCAGCAGTCAATTACTCAGAAGAAGCGAATGAAACTAATACAAATACATTTATAATGAGTCTGGATGATTGTTTAAAAATAAAGGGAATTAGATATAACATAACTCTTGGTTTATTCTGGATAAGACCTGATACCTATATAAATCTTGATAGCAAAAATCGTGAGTTTATATTAAAAAATAAGGGTTTCTCAGAAGATATAAAAAATCAGCTTAGTTCACTGGAAGATGAATTAACAGGGGAAAAATATCTTGAATTTTGTAATAGTTTAAAAAAAGAAATAGAAAATAATAGATTTGAATTTAAAAATTTTGTGGAACTTTCTTGGAATGCCTATGAAAAGCAGGACAATGAAACAAATTATCCAGTGTGGGTAGAATACTTTCAAGAGTTTGCAGATAAACTCTTAGAATATAAAAATAACAGAAAAGTTATTGCTGATATGGGAATGGAGATATTTAGAATCATATGGAAAGATATATCAAAATTTACAGAAACGGGAGAAGATCCAACAAATCTGGATCCTTTTACAATTTTTGCAATGTTTACCAGAACAATGGCAGATGAGAGCAGAATAACTTTTCTTACAAAATTTAAGGAGTATTTAAATATCAAAGCAGATGTACCTAAAGAATTTCCAGGGCTGCCAATTTTTAGTAATCTTCATACACTTTTCTATGATATCAATGATTCTAACAAAGAGGTAGTTATAGATGAACTGTGGAATTTTTACGAGATAGCAATAGATTATAGTAAAAAAGAGAATAAAAATAATAGAGAGAGGTTTATACAGTCATTTGATAAGCTCCAGACTTTTAAAGGGGTGAAAACCAACATAACCTGTGGGCTTTTCTGGATGAGACCTTTGAACTTTTTCTATTTTGAAGGAAAGGCAAGAAATTTTCTAACTAAATTAAATGGCTTAAATAAAGAGGCAGTAAGCACTATAGAGGGATTTAGAAACAAGATATCTGGGGAAGATTATCTAAAAATATGTAAGATTATAAACAGTGAGCTAGATTCAGGAAATTTAGATTATGATAATTTGATTGAACTATCTATAGCTGTGCAAAGGGGAGAAGTGGAAATGGTTAAAAACAAAAACATTATACTTTATGGACCACCAGGAACTGGGAAAACATATAATACTAAAATATATGCAGTAGCAATTTGTGATGGGAAAAGTATAGAAGAAGTTAAAAAAGAAAAATATGAGGATATTTCAAAAAGATATGCAGAATTACAGGAAGGAGAAAGGATAAAATTCAGTACATTTCATCAATCATATAGCTATGAGGAATTTATCGAGGGGATAAAACCTTGCTTTGATGAAGATAATAAGCTTGATTATGAGTTGAAAGATGGAATATTTAAGACCTTTTGTAAAAAAGCAAAGGGGATAGAAAGCAAAACTAATATATTAGATGAAAAGAGTGTATTTTTAGAAAAAAGGGCTCCAGTAATATGGTGTGTACATTTAAAAAACGAAAAACAGGATTTGAAAGAGTATTGTTTTGATCATGATGAAATAAGAATCGGTTGGGATGTTAACAACGTAGAAACAGCTGATGAATTTGAAGAACAATCATCAGTTAAAAATATGAAAGTAAGGATGCAGATTGGGGATATTGTACTGATTTTTAAAAATCAAGAGGGATTAGTTGATGGAATAGGAATAGTGGAAAGCGATTATGATTATTCTGAAGATGTTTTTCCAGATTATCCAAGAATGAGGAAGATTAGGTATATAAAAAAGAATGAAGAGGTAGATGTTTTTGATTTAAATAACAAAAAGATATTTACCAGATATACAGTTTTTCCACCTGCTGCAATGAATGAAAAGAATAAATATCTTGAATTATTTAAAAAAATAGGATATTCAGAAGAGGAGTATAGAAAAGAACTCAAAAGTATAATAGATAAAGAAAAAGAAAATCCAAAACCATATGTTTTTATAATTGATGAGATAAACAGAGGAAATATCTCAAAAATATTTGGAGAACTTATAACTCTTATTGAAGAGAGTAAAAGGCTGGGAAAACCTGAAGAGACTTTGGCTATTTTGCCATACTCTGGGGATGAGTTTTCAATACCTGATAATCTTTATATTCTTGGAACAATGAATACAGCGGACCGTTCTATTGCAATAATGGACAGTGCATTAAGAAGAAGATTTGTATTTAAAGAGATGATGCCTGATTCAGCTTTACTTGAAGGTATTAAGGTTGAAGATGTAGATATAAAAAACATGTTTGAGATAATGAATAAAAGGATAGCTTACCTATATGATAGAGATCATACAATAGGTCATTCATATTTTATGCCATTAAAAGATGACAATAGTATAGAAAATTTAGCACTGATATTTAGAGAAAAAATTATCCCTTTATTACAGGAGTACTTCTATGAGGATTATGAAAAAATACAACTTGTATTAGGGGACAATCAGAAAGAGGATAGTGTGAAATTTATAATTGATAAGAAGGTTGAAAAGGGATTATTTGGAGATAGCACTGAAAGTTTTGATTTTTCAGAAAAAATATATGAGATACAGGATGGTGCATTTTTAAATCCCGACAGCTATATTGGAATATATCAAAAGAATATTAAGGATTGA